A stretch of the Neisseria sp. DTU_2020_1000833_1_SI_GRL_NUU_006 genome encodes the following:
- a CDS encoding NADH-quinone oxidoreductase subunit A — translation MLASYFPVLVFILVGLAAGVLFILLGTILGPKHHYAEKDAAYECGFEAFENARMKFDVRYYLVAILFILFDLEVAFMLPWAVVFKDLGAYGFWSMLVFIVVLTVGFVYEWKKGALEWE, via the coding sequence ATGTTGGCCAGTTACTTTCCCGTCCTCGTATTCATCCTCGTCGGCCTTGCGGCCGGCGTGCTGTTTATCCTGCTCGGCACGATTTTAGGTCCGAAACACCACTACGCCGAAAAAGACGCGGCTTACGAATGCGGTTTCGAAGCCTTTGAAAACGCCAGGATGAAGTTTGACGTGCGTTATTATCTCGTCGCCATCCTGTTCATCCTCTTCGATTTGGAGGTTGCGTTTATGCTGCCGTGGGCGGTGGTGTTCAAAGATTTGGGCGCATACGGCTTCTGGTCTATGCTGGTGTTTATCGTCGTTCTGACGGTAGGCTTTGTTTACGAATGGAAAAAAGGTGCGCTGGAATGGGAATAG